The Bremerella cremea sequence CGATAGATAGTTAGCTCGGCTGCAACCGTCGCCAATGTAAATGATTGAACGATTCAGCTTGCTGTTCTTCGAGAACGTGCCAACCGTTTCGTCAACCAAAGCGATCAAGTCCGTCGCTCCTAGCGGTGTTCGCTTGGCCAATTCGGTAATCGCAGCTTCCGCTTCTTCACTTTGCGGAGCAACAAACGATTTGGTCAGGTGAACAGCATAAAGGTCGCCAGCAAGAACCTGAACACGGCTATCGCTGGGCAAGGCCTTTAAGATTGCTTTCGCCGTGGCGATCGAATCTTGACGGTACGCAGCTGCTTGGCTCGCGGAGGTATCAATCAACACCACGACTTCCGAAGGCGTTGGTACTGGCTTTTCATCCAGTGATACGCTCATCGCGAAGTAACGGGGACCTGCTGCTTGTTGATAGGTGGCAACTTTAGTGGCATCCGCCGCCATTGCCGGTGCCATCAACGCAAAGGTCAGCCCGATTGCCAAGAATGCCGAGAGACACTGCTCGAAGTGCTCACGCTTAGGCATAGTCGAAACTCCAAAATTAGAAATCGTGAGAAGTGTTGTTTGTTGCGACTCTGTTCCAAAACGGCCGCAAAAGACTGATTCTGTCTGCCTGGATCGCTTTAAAAAACGATCCCATAGCCAAAATACTCGCAACCGCGCAGGGATTGCGGCCCAGTCTGAACCCTAATTCTATTTCCCGGCTGCAAATGCTGCCACCAAAAAACCATGAATCCCGCTAAGTTTAGCTGGATTAACATTTTGTGAAAATAGATGAAACAGGTGCTTCCTGCGGATACACCCACTTTAGGGTAGACGCTACAGGCCATAAACAGGTCGAGGGAGCTAGTTGCTCCCTCGAATACAGAATCATAAGTCATTATCAGAGAGTGACTTGCTAGAATCGAAAGATTTCTTTCAGTTGGGCAACTTGCTCGATTCGCAGCAGGTGATTTTCCTTCACGTACCGATTCCAAATCGGTAAAGTGACGGAACGGCTCGTCTCTTGGGCTTGTTTGGCCAAACCGAAGACGTCAATTTCTCCAGAAAAAACCGACCGAACCGACTCGCGAATCGCCCGTTTGACTGATTCTGGCACTTCTTGTTCGTCTCTTGTTTCCGAAGCAACGACCTGGGGAGCGACTTCCAAAGGCATAATATCGCTGTTTTCGTGAACGTAAACCACAGTCAAATCGTCGGTTACAAACACAAACCAGTCGTAAACTTCAGGCTCGAAGTATCCGTTGTATTCTTCATAGCCATAAGGATCGAGAGGAAACTGGGCCTGTTCCGCCTTCAATTCCATCGCAATCTCTTCCCCTGTATGCACTTGTGGCAAATCATCGAAAGAAATTTCGTCTGCCGGATGCGCCTGTGCGGCAAAGTAGGCCGCACTCTGAAACCAGGCCGCGACAAATTCATCGGAAACGACTTGTAACTGCCTGCCGGCCTTCCGCAGAGCTTGGATTTGAGAACCTAGAATCTCCCTCTTTTCTGGGGTATGCGTAGGGTTATTCGCAAAGAGGATGTCCCAACGGGCGACCATTTCGTCGGCTATATCGACGTTTTCAACTGGCTGAGCGATCTCGGCGAAACGATGATCCTGGGCAATGCTCCACTCAAGCGGCGGACGCTGCAATGCTTCGGCAATTCGGAACTCCAACTCCGGACGGAAGTCGGCATTCATTCGCACGCTAACCAAGGAATCGCGTGAGGGAATCTCGCCAGCTTTGGAAGCAGAACTAAAGAAGGCAGGGCCAATCGTACAGGCCAGTAGCAACAATAGAGTCTTGCGAACGGTCATCCTCTGTATCCTCCCAGAGTTTTTTCAATAGAACGCGGCCAGGAAAGCTAGAAAGTCCAGGTACCGCGTATTTGGTGGGCAATTTAGATAGAATAGGTTATCGGTGACTTCAAATTGAACCCATTAGTAGCATTGAATAAGACAGGCAAATTGTGCCAAAGAGATGCCGTCACATTCCGCACCTTTTTTCACAATGTGTGTCTCAACTATCAGCCGAAATCACCCTTAGCAGGCGACTGCCCTACTTCCAGAAAACTGGCCTAGATAGAGAATGGGTAAGCTTTTCTCGCAGGATCGCGACGAAGCGATTCCCTTTTGCATTGCGTTAATCTATGGACTTACTTCAAGCCGCCCATCCTTGGATCGCCATTGGAACGACCATTGGCGTTTTCCTGGCCATTCAATTTGTTCGCCGTGTCCCGGTTGATCTGCTCTTTCTGTTGGCCCTTTGTTTCGTCACGCTCACAGGCATTATTGACCCACGCACGGCAGTCGCCGGCTTTTCTAGCCGGGCGGTCATTGCGATCAGTGCCCTTTTGGTTGTCTCTGCTGGCTTACGTAAAACAGGCGTACTCGATTGGGTCGGCTCGAAGATCTTAGGTCGATCGACCAACGAACGTTCCGCTTTGTTACGTCTGACTGGGCCAATCGTTCTGTCTGCGGCCTTCGTTCTTAATACGGCCCTCGTGGCGATGATGATGCCGGTAATCATCGACTGGTGCCGCCAACGCAACCTATCGCCTTCCAAGCTTTTGCTCCCCTTGAGCTACCTCACGATTTTAGGTGGTGTATGCACCTTGATTGGGACGAGCACAACTTTGGTGGTTAACGAAAAGCTACGCGATAGCGTGGCAGAAATCGAACAAGAGATTCAACAACTTGAAGGCCAAATTTCTCGTGCCGTGGCAGACGAGAAACCTGCGTTAGAAAGCCAACTGGCCGAGCGGCAAACGCTGCTCACCAAAGTGCAACCGATGGGCTTTTTCGAGATCAGCTATATCGGCGTTCCGTGTGCTTTGGTGGGAAGTATTTACATGCTGCTCTTAGGACAGCGTTTTCTGCCTGGTCGACGTGACATTATTGTGCAACTCGGCGATCAACAGCGCGAATACCTCGTCGAAATGCAAGTTTTGCCTGAGTGCCCCATGATTGATCGAACCGTCGAAGACGCTGGCCTGCGTAACTTGCATGGCTTGTTCTTGATCGAAATTGATCGTGATGGCGATATTATCACCCCAGTGACCCCACGTGACTTTATCCGCTCAGGCGATCGCCTGGTGTTTACCGGTTTGGTGAGTACCATTGTCGACCTAGAAAAGACGCCAGGGTTGATTCCAGCGGCCGATCGCACCTACGAATTCCATCCTCAATCGCGTGTCCAGCGTCACTTAACTGAAGTGGTTCTCTCCCCCTCGTCACCGCTGGTGGGCACAACAGTGCGTAAAGCAAACTTCCGCCAGCTTTACAACGCAGCGGTCGTGGCTGTCCATCGCAATGGCGAACGCTTACCAAACAAGATTGGCAATATCATTCTCGAAGTTGGCGACACACTGTTGCTGCAAACTCGAAGTGATTTCATCGCTCAGCATCGTAACAATCGCGACTTCTACTTGGTCAGCAGTGTCGATAACTCTGAGCCACGACGCCACGATCGAGCCCTCCTCTCCGGTGGATTGATGATCGGCCTGATCATCTGGCTTTGCCTGACTTCGCTGCTCTCATCCTTTGGGATTACCAACGGCTGGGCGAGTCCGGCGATTGCCGCCACGACGGTAGCCAGTCTGATGATTTTGCTGCAGTGCTTGTCTGCCGCCGAAGCCCGTGCTTCGCTTGATATTCAAGTGATTGTTACCATCGCGGCAGCCCTGGGACTGGGGAATGCCCTGTGGGAAAGTGGTGCCGCGCAGATGATTGCCGAGGCTCTTGTGTCGGCGGTTGGCACCAATCCATATCTGCTTCTCGTGGTGATTTACATCATGACGGTATTGTTTACTGAGACCATCACCAACACGGCAGTCGCCGCCATCTTGCTACCGGTGGCGGTCGCCGTTGCCCAACAAAGTGCGACCAATCCACGTCCTTTTATCATGGCCATCGCCATCGGGGCTTCCATGGCGTTTCTCACGCCGATTGGCTATCAAACAAACTTGATGGTCATGGGCCCAGGCGGCTACACACCCCGCGACTATCTCCGCTCAGGCATTCCTCTGGCAGTTCTCATCGCTGTCACCGCGCTCACGCTCATTCCACGCATCTGGGCGTTTTAGCGCTTTTTTATAGCTAAACGGATAGATGTTTTCGAGGGTCAAGTAATCTTCAGGCTACCATCTTCGTTGAAGTCAAACGCGCCGTAGGCGACTTCCCAGAGGTAGCCATCGAGATCTGAAAAATAGCCGGAGTAGCCACCCCAAAAGGTGTCTTGCCCCGGCTTTTCTATTGCGCCACCGGCGGCTTGGGCGCGGTTTAATACCTGATCGACTTCCTCTTTTTCACGCACGTTGTGGGCAAGCGTGATTCCAGGAAATTTTGATTTTTGCTGTCCAATCCAAGCTTCCCCCACATCTTCGGCAAGTTTATCGAAGGGGTATAACGCCAAGCATGTACCGCTGGTTTGAAAGAAAACAACACCACGGTCCCCGGTCCATGTTGTCGGCAAACCAAGTCCATCGCGATAAAATTCGAGCGCGCGGGGCAAGTCTTCTACGCCCAAAGTGACAAGGCTAATTCGAGGCTCCATTACGTAAGACTCCTATTCTCAGTGCGAAAAATGCAGCAAGCCCGTTAACGATAGCTTAGCGAGTTGGGTCAGCGAACCCCTGTTGGCTAATCTTTCGGTACACAAAGCATTCTCTTTTTCCCCTAAAACTGCCTACAATACGAAGGTCCACCTTCTCCAGCGATCGACAGAAAGGCGCGCATGTTCGACTACGAGTTTTCCATGGAACGTCCCTGGTTCCTAGTCTTACTGCTTTTCGTGCCGATCTTATGGACCGTGTCGTGGAAAAGCTTAACCGTTAACGGACGTTGGCGGTGGCTACTCGCCAATGGTCTCCGCACGCTGCTTTGCCTGCTGGTTATTCTGGCCCTGGCCGAGGTCCAACTCGTGCGGAAGAACGATCGCTTGACGGTGATCTATCTGATCGATCGCTCTTTGAGTATTCCGCCAGACCGTCTTGATGAAGTCGTCGATTACGTTCGCTCCACGGCCAACACGTTTCGTAGACCGTCGCCAGATGATCGCGTGGGCGTGGTCACGTTTGGTGGTGATGCGGCCATCGAGATTCCCCCTTGGCCTGGCGACCTCTTCCTGCACTCCCGGTTTGAAACCAACATTGACCGGCAACAAACCAACTTGGAAGCTGCCCTGAATCTAGCCCAAGCAGCCTTTCCCATGGATGCCGCCAAACGCATTGTGATCGTAACCGACGGCCAGGAAACGCTCGGCAACGCAATGCAAACCGCCACGGCGATCACCCAGTCAGGGATTGGCATCGACGTGGTTCCCGTAACCTCGTATTCCCAAGGAGAAATCTCGATCGAGAAGATCTCCACCCCATCTAAGGCCCGTGAGAAGACACCGTTTCATGTCCAAGTTGTCTTAAAGAATAAGCCTGGTGAACATTGGGACCAAGAAGCTGCCCAGAAGCCGGTGCCAGGCAATATCCGTGTGATCCGCAGCGGTGGTGGTCACGAAACGGTTGTCGTCGATCAGCAGATTGAACTGGAACCAGGCACAAGGGTCTTCACCTTTCAAGACGAACTGCCCGATGGTGGCTTCTACACCTATGATGCGGCCTTCACGCCAGACAAGCGCGGACTCGATGGCTTTACACAAAACAACCAGGCGAGCAGCTTTACCCATGTCGAGTCTAGCGGTCAGGTTCTCTTAATCGTGGACGCGAACCGTCCGAACGAGTTCGCCGAGTTAGTGGCGATGCTGGAGAGGAATCACCTGAAAGTTACCGTTCAGCCGAGCAATCAGTTGTTCACCCGTTTATCGGATCTGCAGCCGTACGATTTGGTGATTCTGGGCAATGTGGCTCGCAGCACCGGCGACACCAACGGCATCACCGCGTTTAGCGATGCCCAAATGCAGATGTTGGCCGATAACACGCGCAATCTCGGGGCTGGGCTGATGATGCTAGGCGGGCCCGATAGCTTTGGCGCTGGCGGTTGGGCAAATACCCCGATCGAAGAAGCCATGCCGCTCGATTTCCAGATCAAAGATGCGAAAGTTGTCCCGGTTGGTGCGTTGATGCTGGTTATCGACAAGTCAGGATCGATGTCGGGCGAGAAGATCCATTGGAGCAAAGCCGCAGCACGTGAAGCCTTACGAGCACTCGGGCCGCGTGACTACATCGGAGTTACCACTTTCGATTCGGCAATGCAACGAGCCGTTCCGTTACAACGAGCCGAGAACCGCCAATTTGTACTGCAAATGATCTCTCGCTTAGGAGCCGATGGGGGAACCAATATGTTTCCCGCTATGGAAGATGGTTTCCGCCAGTTGGAAGCCAACGAGGCAGCGGTGAAACATATGATTGTGCTTACCGATGGGCAAACCTCGCCGGCTGATTTCGCTCGTTTGACCCAACAAATTTCCGCTCGCGGGATTACCGTCAGCACGGTCGCCGTGGGACAAGACGCCGACGTCCGGCTGCTGAACCAAATTGCCGCGATGGGGCGAGGCAAGTACTACCAAGTGACCTCTCCGAAAGCGATTCCGCGTATCTTTATGCAAGAGGCCCGGCGTGTCGCCCGCCCATTGATATTTGAAAAGGAAACCGGCATCCAACCTTATTTAGCAGGCGATCACGAGATCTTAAAGGGACTACCGTCTGCTTTTCTTCCGGTTAAGGGGTACGTCATGACGACCCCCAAAGACAGCCCCTTGGTCGACATTCCCTTGATGCTACCAGAACCAGTTGGCCAGTCGAACGCTTTGCTGGCGACATGGCAATATGGCATCGGACGAAGTGTCTGCTGGACGAGCGACGCAGGTCAACGCTGGACCCATGATTGGACTGGCTGGGATGGTTTCGAAAAGCAGTTTCTGCAGATGGTTCGTTGGAGCATGCGAAGTACCGACAACAACACGAACTATCTGGTCGCCACCGAGGTTCAAGGGCAAAAAGTTAAAGTGACGTTGAATGCCCTGGACGACGAAGGCAATTTCGTGAACTTTTCGTCCCCTCAACTTCACGGCGTGGGACCGCAATCGGCCATCATCAGCGAATCACTAAAGCAAGTCGCTCCTGGTAGGTATGAAGGAGAATTCGAAGCGGCAAAGACAGGCCCTCACTTTATCGCGATCGCGCCGAACCCCGGCCAGTCACCACTACGCATTGGAATTAACGTGCAGAACTCGCAAGAGTTTCGAGAGCATCGCGACCATCTACCGATGCTCCAACGGATGGCCGCGTTGGTTCCCCCTGGCGGTCAGCCTGGTCAGGTCTTCAACCTTGACATGACGCCAGAACAACTCGCTTCAATCGACACAACACCGTTCCGCCACGACCTGGCCAAGGCCAGCACCCAGCGGCCGATTTGGTACTTGATTCTCGTTGGATCGGCCTGTTTATTTTTGGTGGATATCGCCAATCGTCGCGTCTTGTGGAGCTTTGTTTGGGCACACACCTTGTGGGATCGCTTACGAAGAAGACCTTCCCAACAGCCAGCCCAAGATCAAGCTCTGGAACGCCTCAAGGCTCAGAAACAGTCATTGAATCGACAATGGCACGATGAGTTCGCCAATAGCTCGGTCGATACTTCGACCGAGCCGGTGCATGAAGCAATCATTATGACCACGGAAACCCCAACCAACCCTCCACGCGAGCAACCAGGACTCGACACGCCGGAAGACAAAGGCTACCTCAATCGCCTCTTACATGCGAAGCGTCAAGCCAGAAACGACGAGAAGTCGGATAAGAACGATCACAGCAATTAACCGGCTATGACTTGTCGCATTGCCTGACACACCTGTTAGGCAATGCGACATGATAGGCCCAGCCCCTTTGAGATCGGGTAGAAACTCGCCTGTTTTCTGACCATCGACGCTGTAAGCCCATGGTATGTTTTTTGCGTACCCAAAAGCTACTCCGTCTCCGATCATGTGTTCGTTAGTGAGAAAAGAGGTCGTTGTGATTATTTCCCGCCGCCTATTTGTTGGTCTTACTCCTTGTTTGTTGCTAACGTTCGGCTCGCTGGGCATTGCTGCGGAGTCGCCGATTTCTAACGAGTCTCAGAAGAAGCTCGACCAGATCGTCAGCAAAGGCCTGAAGTATCTGGAAACGAAAGGCCAAGCAGAAGATGGTTCGTTCACGGCCCAAGCCGGTCCAGGCTTAACCGCGTTGGCACTAACAAGCGCCTTACGCAACGGCAAAACGGTAGACGATCCGGTGGTGGCCAAAGGGCTCAAAGCTTTAGAAGGTTTCGTTAAGCCAGACGGCGGAATCTATGGCAACGGCCGCCTCCGCAACTACGAAACATGCGTGGCGATGCTGTGCTTTGAAGAGGCCAACAACGATGGCCGCTACAACGATTTACTGAAAAAAGCCCGAGCTTTTGTCACAGGGCTGCAATACGGCGACGGCAATATGAAGCAAGGCGACGTCTGGTTTGGCGGGGTTGGTTACAGCGGAGCTGGCCGCCCAGACCTTTCCAATACGGCCTACCTAGTCGAGGCGTTGTTTGACACAGGAAGCGAAGCCGATAACGAAGCAATTCAAAACGCGTTGGTCTTTATTTCTCGATGTCAGAACCTTTCCAGCAAATACAACACCACACAGTTCGCCGACAAAGTAAACGACGGTGGCTTCTTCTACGAGATCCCACGAGAAAAAATCGATCCTTCGACTTCGCCTGATCGTTATACAGAGAACGGCGGAATCCGCAGCTACGGTTCGATGACTTATGCCGGTCTGAAAAGCATGATTTATGCCGGTTTGACCAAAGACGATCCGCGTGTGAAAGCAGCCACCCAGTGGGTGACCGAAAACTACAGCGTGGATACCAACCCAGGCATGGGCAACGCCGGGCTGTACTACTACTATCACACCTTCGCGGCAGGCTTGGGAACCGCTGGCATTGACGAACTGACGGATGCCGCTGGCAACAAACACAACTGGCGTGAAGACCTAATCAACGAACTCGCCAAACGCCAGCACGAGGACGGCTCGTGGGCCAACGAGAATGGCCGTTGGTTCGAGAACGATAAAAACCTAGCCACTGCGTTCGCGTTGATGGCACTTTCCTATTGTGACGCTGACACGAAACCAACCCAAACGCAGCCTGCGAAGTAAGTTGTGTGCAGCTAGTTCAGCATTATTGCTCACACGTGCATGAACCGTGTGAGCTTGAATCCCACGATGCAAGGCTCAGCAGACGACCTCACCCCTGAAACGAATCTCTCCCCTCCGAAAACTCGCCGGGGAAGATTCTTAGCTGGTATTCTCTGGTTCCGCGATCTGCTGCTCGGGCGGCATCCAGTGGTGCTGTGGGTCGTGAATGCGAGCGTGTTATTGCTACTTGCCAGCTGGGTAATCTGGGATGCTCGCTTCACGTCTACTTGGGACCAGTTGGAATACGAACTCGGCCTTTCGCCCGATACTTCCAAACTCGACGAATTCGCCACGACGTTTTTTTTGCAGTGGAAGATTTATCTTCTTGGAGGCGTTCTCACTGTTGCTGCAATTAGCCTGGGGCTGATGACCGTTGGCCTAACGATGGGTGCCCGTGGCCATCGCGCCCTTTCTTCCTGGATGGTCGCTCTCTCGCTGGCTTGCTGTTGGCTTGGCTTAGCAAGCGGTTGGGACGAAATGATCTGGGTGGGCAAACGCTTGCGAATCGATTCCCAGATTGCCGCTTTTCAACCAATCGCCCAGTCGCTCGGTACCGACTGGCCAACTGCCGATGGCGATCGCCCTGAGCTTGGCCCTTTCATGGCCTACCCAGCTGGCAAGCCGAAAACACTTATCTTGTTAACTACGCCTGAGATCGCCCAGCACGGGCTGACGTTCAGCAGTGTTGAAAAATCGGACCAAGGGGGAATTCGGTTCCAACTATCGGGTCAAGAGCGGGGCGTATGGCTCGAATGGCATCCTACAGGGCAAACGCCTGCTTCATTTGTTGGTGGTCTTCTAGAGCCTCACTTTCTTAAAAAATCGATTCCCTTGGGGGATGGGTGGTTTCTGGTGCGATACGATCAATCGGGAATGGCCTCGTAGTTTAAAGATTTGGCTGACGGAAAAACTGCCAAACCTTTCCCCCCACGGGATTTAGTCTTGGATGATTATGGCAAATAACCTTTGCTTAATCTATTAATAATTGATATCATCTACCCTCCAGGCCAGGACCAGAAAAAAACAATACTTATCTTTCTTTTTAACCTGCCCATTTATGACGCGTTCGCGTCAGATTTCATTTTCCAAACTCATCGGGTATCTAAGGAATCCTAAGCATGTCGCGCGCTTCTCGGAACCAAGGTTTTACCTTGGTAGAATTACTTGTCGTGATTGCCATTATTGGCGTCTTAATTGCTCTTTTGCTGCCGGCGGTGCAACAAGCCCGTGAAGCAGCTCGTCGTATGCAATGCACCAACCACATGAAACAGTGGGGGCTGTCATTTCATAACTACCACGACGTTCTCAAATCGCTTCCTTTCGGAGCGACCAATAACAAACGCCATACCTGGGTTGTCAGCTTGTGGCCCTACATGGAACAGACCAACATTGCCGACGCCTACGACTACAACAAGCACTTCTATGAAGCACCCAATATCGTTCAAAACACCTTTAATGGTGTCACAGCCCAGATGATCGAGTTCTATCATTGTCCGAGCCAAGGTGGTGGCCGCTACAACACTTCGGATGCCTACTGGCGAGCCCGAGTTCATTACGCGGTGAACTATGGGAACGTAACAATTCCTAACGGCAGCCCCACCAACGAAGGCCCTACCAGCGCTCCATTCGGTTTCGACGGTTCAACCGGTGCCCTGAATGAAAAACCACGTAGTTCTGATTTCTCAGCCTTCCGAGATGGCTTGAGCAACACGATGCTCATGTCCGAAATGCGTACTCATTCCAACGACGCGGCCAAAGATCACCGTGGGGATGCCTTTAACGACGATGCTGCTGGCGGCGGTTTCATGACCGTTCTAACACCAAACTCGTCCGCTCCAGATACAACTTCTTCTGCATGGTGCGACAATAAGCCAGAAATCGGTATGCCATGTACTGGTGGTACCAACGAACATCATGCGGCTCGCAGTAATCACCCTGGTGGCGTGCAGGTTCTGCTCGGTGACGGGTCGTGTCGTTTCGTTACTGAAACGATTGCGCTTAACGTTTGGCGAGCAGCCGGTAGCACCGAAGGCTCGGAGACATTCAGCTGGTAAACCGCTGATTACCGTTGACTGAATCTTTTCCTCACGTGGGACACGTTTTACAGGTGTCCCACGTTTCAACCATGAT is a genomic window containing:
- a CDS encoding SLC13 family permease; the encoded protein is MDLLQAAHPWIAIGTTIGVFLAIQFVRRVPVDLLFLLALCFVTLTGIIDPRTAVAGFSSRAVIAISALLVVSAGLRKTGVLDWVGSKILGRSTNERSALLRLTGPIVLSAAFVLNTALVAMMMPVIIDWCRQRNLSPSKLLLPLSYLTILGGVCTLIGTSTTLVVNEKLRDSVAEIEQEIQQLEGQISRAVADEKPALESQLAERQTLLTKVQPMGFFEISYIGVPCALVGSIYMLLLGQRFLPGRRDIIVQLGDQQREYLVEMQVLPECPMIDRTVEDAGLRNLHGLFLIEIDRDGDIITPVTPRDFIRSGDRLVFTGLVSTIVDLEKTPGLIPAADRTYEFHPQSRVQRHLTEVVLSPSSPLVGTTVRKANFRQLYNAAVVAVHRNGERLPNKIGNIILEVGDTLLLQTRSDFIAQHRNNRDFYLVSSVDNSEPRRHDRALLSGGLMIGLIIWLCLTSLLSSFGITNGWASPAIAATTVASLMILLQCLSAAEARASLDIQVIVTIAAALGLGNALWESGAAQMIAEALVSAVGTNPYLLLVVIYIMTVLFTETITNTAVAAILLPVAVAVAQQSATNPRPFIMAIAIGASMAFLTPIGYQTNLMVMGPGGYTPRDYLRSGIPLAVLIAVTALTLIPRIWAF
- a CDS encoding prenyltransferase/squalene oxidase repeat-containing protein, with translation MGIAAESPISNESQKKLDQIVSKGLKYLETKGQAEDGSFTAQAGPGLTALALTSALRNGKTVDDPVVAKGLKALEGFVKPDGGIYGNGRLRNYETCVAMLCFEEANNDGRYNDLLKKARAFVTGLQYGDGNMKQGDVWFGGVGYSGAGRPDLSNTAYLVEALFDTGSEADNEAIQNALVFISRCQNLSSKYNTTQFADKVNDGGFFYEIPREKIDPSTSPDRYTENGGIRSYGSMTYAGLKSMIYAGLTKDDPRVKAATQWVTENYSVDTNPGMGNAGLYYYYHTFAAGLGTAGIDELTDAAGNKHNWREDLINELAKRQHEDGSWANENGRWFENDKNLATAFALMALSYCDADTKPTQTQPAK
- a CDS encoding DUF1559 domain-containing protein, which translates into the protein MSRASRNQGFTLVELLVVIAIIGVLIALLLPAVQQAREAARRMQCTNHMKQWGLSFHNYHDVLKSLPFGATNNKRHTWVVSLWPYMEQTNIADAYDYNKHFYEAPNIVQNTFNGVTAQMIEFYHCPSQGGGRYNTSDAYWRARVHYAVNYGNVTIPNGSPTNEGPTSAPFGFDGSTGALNEKPRSSDFSAFRDGLSNTMLMSEMRTHSNDAAKDHRGDAFNDDAAGGGFMTVLTPNSSAPDTTSSAWCDNKPEIGMPCTGGTNEHHAARSNHPGGVQVLLGDGSCRFVTETIALNVWRAAGSTEGSETFSW
- a CDS encoding VOC family protein yields the protein MEPRISLVTLGVEDLPRALEFYRDGLGLPTTWTGDRGVVFFQTSGTCLALYPFDKLAEDVGEAWIGQQKSKFPGITLAHNVREKEEVDQVLNRAQAAGGAIEKPGQDTFWGGYSGYFSDLDGYLWEVAYGAFDFNEDGSLKIT
- a CDS encoding VWA domain-containing protein, with the protein product MERPWFLVLLLFVPILWTVSWKSLTVNGRWRWLLANGLRTLLCLLVILALAEVQLVRKNDRLTVIYLIDRSLSIPPDRLDEVVDYVRSTANTFRRPSPDDRVGVVTFGGDAAIEIPPWPGDLFLHSRFETNIDRQQTNLEAALNLAQAAFPMDAAKRIVIVTDGQETLGNAMQTATAITQSGIGIDVVPVTSYSQGEISIEKISTPSKAREKTPFHVQVVLKNKPGEHWDQEAAQKPVPGNIRVIRSGGGHETVVVDQQIELEPGTRVFTFQDELPDGGFYTYDAAFTPDKRGLDGFTQNNQASSFTHVESSGQVLLIVDANRPNEFAELVAMLERNHLKVTVQPSNQLFTRLSDLQPYDLVILGNVARSTGDTNGITAFSDAQMQMLADNTRNLGAGLMMLGGPDSFGAGGWANTPIEEAMPLDFQIKDAKVVPVGALMLVIDKSGSMSGEKIHWSKAAAREALRALGPRDYIGVTTFDSAMQRAVPLQRAENRQFVLQMISRLGADGGTNMFPAMEDGFRQLEANEAAVKHMIVLTDGQTSPADFARLTQQISARGITVSTVAVGQDADVRLLNQIAAMGRGKYYQVTSPKAIPRIFMQEARRVARPLIFEKETGIQPYLAGDHEILKGLPSAFLPVKGYVMTTPKDSPLVDIPLMLPEPVGQSNALLATWQYGIGRSVCWTSDAGQRWTHDWTGWDGFEKQFLQMVRWSMRSTDNNTNYLVATEVQGQKVKVTLNALDDEGNFVNFSSPQLHGVGPQSAIISESLKQVAPGRYEGEFEAAKTGPHFIAIAPNPGQSPLRIGINVQNSQEFREHRDHLPMLQRMAALVPPGGQPGQVFNLDMTPEQLASIDTTPFRHDLAKASTQRPIWYLILVGSACLFLVDIANRRVLWSFVWAHTLWDRLRRRPSQQPAQDQALERLKAQKQSLNRQWHDEFANSSVDTSTEPVHEAIIMTTETPTNPPREQPGLDTPEDKGYLNRLLHAKRQARNDEKSDKNDHSN